A single window of Cydia fagiglandana chromosome 25, ilCydFagi1.1, whole genome shotgun sequence DNA harbors:
- the LOC134676987 gene encoding LOW QUALITY PROTEIN: gastrula zinc finger protein XlCGF17.1-like (The sequence of the model RefSeq protein was modified relative to this genomic sequence to represent the inferred CDS: substituted 1 base at 1 genomic stop codon): MCDKKYSEQDSLSKHIRSHTGAKPYSCYVCKKRFADKGYLNKHILSHTGAKPYSCEICKKRFVHKGNLNTHLRSHTGEKPYSCEICKKRFARKSSLNTHILSHTGAKPYSCEICKKRFVQKGYLNIHVLSHTGAKPYSCEICKKRFAQRGSLNRHILSHTGAKPYSCEICKKRFAHKCNLKTHIRSHTGAKPYSCEICKKRFAQRGSLNTHIRTHTGAKPXSCEICNKRFALKGNLKTHIRSHTGAKPYSCEICKKRFAHKCNLNTHTNPYWSEALILRNLQQTVRVKGQFKHTHTKPYWSEALFLRNLQKTVPAKVQFEHTHTKPYWSVANFYEICKKRLAHKG, translated from the coding sequence ATGTGTGATAAGAAATATTCGGAACAAGATTCTTTGAGCAAACACATacgaagccatactggagcgaagccttattcttgctatgtctgcaaaaaacggttcgcgGATAAGGGCTATTTGAACAAacacatactaagccatactggagcgaagccttattcttgcgaaatctgcaaaaaacggttcgtGCATAAGGGCAATTTGAACACACACTTACGAAGCCATACTGGAGagaagccttattcttgcgaaatctgcaaaaaacggttcgcgcGTAAGAGCAGTTTGAACACacacatactaagccatactggagcgaagccttattcttgcgaaatctgcaaaaaacggttcgtGCAAAAGGGCTATTTGAACATACACGtactaagccatactggagcgaagccttattcttgcgaaatctgcaaaaaacggttcgcgcAAAGGGGCAGTTTGAACAGacacatactaagccatactggagcgaagccttattcttgcgaaatctgcaaaaaacggttcgcgcATAAGTGCAATTTGAAAACACACATacgaagccatactggagcgaagccttattcttgcgaaatctgcaaaaaacggttcgcgcAAAGGGGCAGTTTGAACACACACATACGAAcccatactggagcgaagccttaatcttgcgaaatctgcaacAAACGGTTCGCGTTAAAGGGCAATTTGAAAACACACATacgaagccatactggagcgaagccttattcttgcgaaatctgcaaaaaacggttcgcgcATAAGTGCAATTTGAACACACATACGAAtccatactggagcgaagccttaatcttgcgaaatctgcaacAAACGGTTCGCGTTAAAGGGCAATTTAAACACacacatactaagccatactggagcgaagccttattcttgcgaaatctgcaaaaaacaGTTCCCGCGAAAGTTCAGTTTGAACACACACATacgaagccatactggagcgtaGCCAATTTTTAcgaaatctgcaaaaaacggttgGCGCATAAGGGCTAG